DNA sequence from the Chitinophaga flava genome:
CTTAAAAGGAGACAGTGCTGCCACATCCGGTTTATCACTGATATAGGCCACATTATTGATCAGGCGGATACTATCGCTGCCTTTGAAAATATCAATATCAACAGCTGAGGTATTGGGCGACAGATGCAGGAAGCGTATGCTGGTCTTTCCTTTGCCAGGATTAGCGAGATTATCATTCAGCAATACGGCCCTGATTTTATTATTCAGCAATGTATCGTATAGAAACAAGGAATAGGTTCCTTTATCGTTGAGACGGTATTTTGTGTCCACTATCACTTTGTTACCATCCTGCATAAATTTCAGGATGCTTTCATTCTGAAAGGGCAGGTTCATGTAGGCTTTAGATTGATTCAGGAACTGTAATTTTTCCTGTTGTTTTTTCCCATCTATTTCCACAATCAGGTCGC
Encoded proteins:
- a CDS encoding DUF4397 domain-containing protein, producing MKQVKTQSGASLTGISCALLVTVAFMSCKKNNDPVTPPVAKNAGIQLVHTAPKVGDLIVEIDGKKQQEKLQFLNQSKAYMNLPFQNESILKFMQDGNKVIVDTKYRLNDKGTYSLFLYDTLLNNKIRAVLLNDNLANPGKGKTSIRFLHLSPNTSAVDIDIFKGSDSIRLINNVAYISDKPDVAALSPFKSIASGDYRMKVKTKTGTTSTTVLDIPSVKLVEGKVVTLYLSGLTKATGALGVGLQLWQHR